The following proteins are co-located in the Leptospira weilii genome:
- a CDS encoding SDR family oxidoreductase codes for MVQRNILITGSNRGIGLELTKQFLTKGDQVFALCRKSSSDLVLIKPTRILEGVDVLDSNSIRDVSTKLLGTKIDILINNAGILIPDNLQSLEEENVFTQFLVNALGPLKMVKAFLSSLNTNAKLVFLTSRMGSVGDNNSGAYYGYRASKAALNAIAVSLARDLSPKGISVGIFHPGMVATQMTGGQGIPTIESARGLIERIESLNLNNSGKFFHQNGEELPW; via the coding sequence ATGGTTCAAAGAAACATTTTGATTACGGGATCTAACCGAGGAATCGGTTTGGAACTTACCAAACAATTTCTCACTAAGGGAGATCAAGTTTTTGCCTTATGCAGAAAGTCTTCTTCAGATTTGGTTCTCATAAAACCGACTCGTATCTTAGAAGGTGTGGATGTATTGGATTCGAATTCGATCCGAGACGTATCAACCAAACTGCTCGGTACGAAAATCGATATTCTCATTAACAATGCTGGAATTCTGATCCCTGACAATTTGCAAAGCCTGGAAGAAGAAAATGTTTTCACTCAATTCTTAGTCAACGCTTTGGGCCCTCTCAAAATGGTGAAGGCGTTTTTGTCGTCTTTGAATACGAATGCAAAGCTCGTCTTTTTAACGAGTAGAATGGGATCGGTCGGTGACAACAATTCTGGAGCGTACTACGGTTACAGAGCTTCCAAAGCCGCTTTAAACGCGATTGCTGTGAGTTTGGCTCGGGATTTAAGTCCCAAGGGAATCTCCGTCGGAATTTTCCATCCGGGAATGGTCGCAACTCAAATGACCGGAGGTCAAGGAATTCCTACCATCGAAAGTGCACGAGGCCTTATAGAACGAATCGAATCTTTGAATTTAAACAATTCAGGAAAGTTTTTTCATCAAAACGGAGAAGAGCTTCCCTGGTAA
- a CDS encoding lipoprotein LipL45 — protein sequence MKKLLIVSSIVLAIGVLVSNACKKPESSKAAATGKENSPSAVVVFSVGEAKILHTDLTEERATLGASLKAGDKVSTKDKSKVDIQFADGSAVRISENSVIDFDALTINSKGNSDTRLALVSGKVFAKVNKASKEDQFSIVTPTAIAGVRGTSFIVDRSTSDKAVVKVLDGAVAVAPRVALLEGLSEEEIAKNENLKKIQQSVASSEVILEKNQASVLKADDKSLDVKDSSKISEKNIAGVVKKLDSSGISKKEEEEIRTIVTVDKETTEKMVHINEESSGKIDEQKAASLEAERKKLESEIATRQEEEVKKFKQILVSAPKELKSSKDIVNYYERIEKIIMTDGSSMIGAIVDQQGSTMIVHTEQGIKKINQADVQEVIYDFQTKAKF from the coding sequence ATGAAGAAGCTCTTAATCGTTTCCTCAATCGTATTGGCCATCGGAGTTTTGGTGTCCAATGCTTGTAAGAAACCTGAAAGTTCCAAGGCAGCCGCTACTGGTAAAGAAAACAGTCCATCGGCTGTTGTTGTGTTCAGCGTAGGAGAAGCTAAAATTCTTCACACTGATCTAACGGAAGAGAGGGCCACATTGGGCGCTAGTCTAAAGGCCGGAGATAAAGTCAGTACGAAAGATAAATCCAAAGTCGATATTCAATTTGCAGACGGGTCCGCGGTTCGGATTTCCGAAAATTCTGTAATTGACTTTGATGCTCTTACAATAAATTCGAAGGGTAATTCTGACACAAGGCTCGCACTTGTTTCCGGGAAAGTCTTTGCGAAAGTCAACAAAGCTTCCAAAGAAGATCAATTTTCAATAGTCACTCCAACCGCAATCGCTGGTGTGCGAGGAACTTCCTTTATCGTAGACAGATCTACATCTGACAAAGCGGTCGTAAAAGTTTTAGACGGCGCAGTTGCAGTGGCTCCTCGAGTTGCTCTTTTGGAAGGTTTGAGCGAAGAGGAAATCGCGAAGAATGAAAATCTGAAAAAGATCCAACAAAGCGTTGCGTCTTCGGAAGTTATTCTGGAGAAAAATCAAGCTTCCGTTTTGAAGGCTGACGATAAGTCTCTGGATGTAAAAGATTCTTCTAAAATCAGTGAAAAGAATATCGCTGGTGTTGTGAAAAAATTGGATAGTTCCGGAATCTCTAAAAAAGAAGAAGAGGAGATTCGAACAATTGTAACCGTAGATAAAGAAACTACGGAAAAAATGGTTCATATTAATGAGGAATCGTCCGGAAAAATTGACGAGCAGAAAGCCGCTTCTCTAGAAGCTGAGAGAAAAAAACTGGAAAGTGAAATAGCAACTCGTCAGGAAGAAGAAGTTAAGAAATTCAAACAAATCCTAGTTTCCGCTCCAAAAGAACTGAAATCCAGTAAGGATATCGTAAACTACTACGAAAGAATCGAAAAGATCATCATGACTGACGGATCTTCTATGATCGGTGCAATTGTGGATCAACAAGGATCTACGATGATTGTTCATACTGAGCAAGGGATTAAAAAGATCAATCAAGCGGACGTTCAGGAAGTGATTTACGACTTCCAAACGAAAGCTAAATTTTGA
- the lpxC gene encoding UDP-3-O-acyl-N-acetylglucosamine deacetylase has protein sequence MKEILYRKSIQDRVRIKGIGLHSGKEVNLTAHPAPSGTGIAFEYRKGLEKASISVELSNVVDTSNATTLGDGLHRIQTVEHLLAAIYALGLTDLILEIDAVEVPIMDGSSLPFLQALESAGIVKYPEVIEPIYVQSPLWVVDGDKYLVLLPSDELKVTYTIDFNHPLLKGQNITISLDREKIKQEILPARTFGFLKDVEALQARGLAMGGSLDNAIVLTQDGYLNQQLRFENECVRHKILDLFGDISIAGRPIIGHYLASKAGHALDISMAKLVMSSVTGDEISKYKSRRIPLFKRKAAVV, from the coding sequence ATGAAAGAAATCCTATATAGAAAATCCATACAAGATAGAGTTAGAATCAAAGGGATTGGGCTTCATTCCGGAAAGGAAGTGAATTTAACGGCTCATCCTGCCCCATCTGGTACAGGAATCGCTTTTGAATATCGGAAAGGTTTAGAAAAGGCATCGATTTCCGTCGAACTCAGCAATGTGGTTGATACCAGTAATGCGACTACCTTGGGAGATGGTCTTCATCGGATTCAAACTGTGGAGCATTTGTTGGCGGCAATTTACGCGCTCGGTCTAACGGATTTGATTTTGGAAATCGATGCCGTGGAAGTTCCGATTATGGACGGCTCCTCGCTTCCTTTCTTACAAGCACTTGAATCGGCAGGAATTGTAAAATATCCGGAAGTTATAGAGCCGATTTACGTTCAAAGCCCTCTTTGGGTTGTGGACGGAGATAAATATCTGGTTTTACTTCCCAGCGATGAACTCAAAGTAACCTACACAATCGACTTCAATCACCCTCTTCTGAAAGGACAAAACATTACGATTTCCCTAGATAGAGAAAAGATCAAACAAGAGATCCTTCCAGCAAGAACCTTTGGTTTCTTAAAAGATGTAGAAGCCCTCCAAGCGAGAGGCCTTGCGATGGGCGGTTCTTTGGACAATGCAATCGTTTTAACCCAAGACGGATATCTGAACCAACAGTTGCGTTTTGAAAACGAGTGTGTTCGTCATAAAATTTTGGATCTTTTTGGAGACATATCTATCGCGGGTCGACCGATTATTGGACATTATCTTGCGTCTAAAGCGGGACATGCGTTGGATATTTCCATGGCCAAACTCGTGATGAGCAGTGTTACCGGAGACGAAATCAGCAAATACAAAAGTCGGAGAATTCCTCTTTTCAAAAGAAAGGCGGCGGTTGTCTAA
- a CDS encoding pseudouridine synthase, which translates to MQSENDSNARDEIRLNRFLADCGLGSRRKTEELILKGQITVNGKRVTDLGTKIKPETDVVSYLGNIVEPTDKSKKILILNKPVGYLCSHGDRFHEKTIFSLLPSAYKNFKIAGRLDLNSRGLLILTNDGELAQKISHPSNGSEKEYLVTLNRDPGEKWIRATFQKGILDAGEILRAKMVKLVPGKNCMYRITLGEGKKRQLRRMFHASGANVIDLQRIRIGSIQLEKLDLEEGKFLLTETGIWK; encoded by the coding sequence ATGCAGTCCGAGAATGATTCAAACGCCCGAGACGAGATTCGATTGAATCGATTTCTCGCGGATTGCGGTTTAGGTTCTCGTAGAAAAACGGAAGAACTGATTCTCAAAGGCCAAATTACAGTCAACGGCAAACGAGTGACTGATTTGGGAACTAAGATCAAACCTGAGACCGACGTGGTTTCTTATTTAGGAAATATCGTAGAACCGACAGACAAATCTAAAAAAATCCTGATTTTAAACAAACCGGTCGGATATCTTTGTTCTCACGGAGATCGTTTTCACGAGAAGACGATTTTTTCTCTTCTTCCTTCGGCTTATAAAAACTTTAAAATTGCCGGACGACTCGATCTCAATTCAAGAGGACTCCTCATTTTGACGAACGATGGTGAATTAGCTCAAAAAATTTCACACCCATCCAACGGTTCCGAAAAGGAATATCTCGTGACTTTAAACCGTGATCCGGGAGAAAAATGGATTCGGGCCACTTTTCAAAAAGGGATTTTGGATGCAGGGGAAATTCTGCGTGCAAAAATGGTTAAACTCGTTCCGGGTAAAAATTGTATGTATCGCATTACTCTTGGGGAAGGAAAAAAAAGACAACTCAGAAGGATGTTTCACGCATCTGGGGCGAATGTGATTGATCTGCAAAGAATCCGCATCGGTTCTATACAACTGGAAAAACTGGACTTGGAAGAAGGTAAATTTCTTCTAACTGAGACGGGAATTTGGAAATGA
- the lipA gene encoding lipoyl synthase, giving the protein MNPLKKKPRTHFLQEAPEKPDWLKVKLTFPDPKNNPVAIVRDSLERKKLNTVCESASCPNLNHCWSRKTATYMLGGDICTRRCSYCDVASGRPSALDRGEPKRVAESAIALGLKHVVITSVNRDDLEDGGAAHFAETVEAIREGLPDCKIELLVPDLKVRRKSLEIIFQCKPDIFNHNVETVKRLFPEVAPQKKYERSLDVLKIASEKGFLTKSGLILGMGETVEEVKECMRDLIGVGVSLLTLGQYLQPTPTHLPVKNYVLPDVFRELRIYGNSIGFKGVFSGPLVRSSYHADEQVSWNP; this is encoded by the coding sequence ATAAATCCGCTTAAAAAGAAACCTCGCACTCATTTTCTCCAAGAAGCTCCTGAAAAACCGGATTGGCTCAAAGTAAAGCTTACTTTTCCCGACCCAAAAAACAATCCAGTTGCCATAGTTCGGGATTCTCTGGAGAGAAAAAAACTCAACACAGTCTGCGAAAGTGCTTCTTGTCCGAATCTAAACCACTGCTGGTCCAGAAAGACGGCGACTTATATGTTGGGAGGAGATATTTGTACGAGACGTTGCTCTTATTGTGATGTCGCTTCCGGTAGACCTTCCGCTTTGGATCGGGGCGAACCCAAACGAGTGGCCGAATCTGCAATCGCTCTTGGCTTAAAACATGTAGTAATTACCTCTGTGAATCGAGACGATTTGGAAGACGGTGGTGCAGCTCATTTTGCGGAAACGGTGGAAGCGATACGGGAAGGACTTCCGGATTGTAAGATCGAGCTGTTAGTTCCGGATCTTAAGGTTCGACGGAAATCTTTGGAAATTATTTTTCAGTGTAAACCGGATATTTTCAATCACAACGTGGAAACCGTAAAACGTTTGTTTCCCGAAGTCGCCCCTCAAAAAAAGTATGAACGTTCTCTAGACGTTCTAAAGATCGCCTCCGAAAAAGGATTTCTTACAAAGAGTGGATTGATTTTAGGGATGGGCGAAACCGTGGAAGAAGTGAAAGAATGTATGAGAGATTTAATCGGGGTTGGAGTTTCCTTGCTGACACTCGGACAATACCTTCAACCCACACCAACTCATCTTCCCGTTAAAAATTACGTTCTCCCGGATGTGTTTCGAGAATTGAGAATCTACGGTAATTCTATCGGATTCAAAGGAGTTTTTTCGGGCCCTCTCGTCAGAAGTTCCTATCACGCAGACGAGCAAGTCTCATGGAATCCCTAG
- a CDS encoding radical SAM protein: MEATDSIRQNSTIQLLEEMERKYKSIPMEAIVKQDILRQGIHFLKEAFDVTGKYKTKDYFIFSFDHIPLSELGEGADVKAPEEIKVSGGHFSLLPTVVSTRNNPNSPYKVKKSLDGNPSLYLGETFLGDVEFPPLPDWYRHKTKNGKLPGEIAPVIEWGYLIYLTVFRNCQYFGKEEECAYCDINHNYRQQKNAGRPYTGIKDIEDILEVLSWIDAEDRTAKVYTITGGSVITSLKKKNEIDFYLDYAWAIESKFPGRWMGKIVSQAWEIEDCRKFKNAGIQVYHPNYEVWDKNLFQKICPGKEAYIGRDNWIRRVVDSAEIFGPSYVIPNFVGGVELSKPYGFASVKEAITSTAEGLDFFMSKGIMPRFTAWCPEPYTTLGTQAGPPLEYFCELLTVWKATFEKYNLPIPPGYGKPGPGKAVFSVSAFMDVIGYQQRS; encoded by the coding sequence ATGGAAGCCACAGATTCAATCCGCCAAAATTCTACCATTCAGCTTCTGGAAGAAATGGAAAGGAAATATAAGTCCATTCCCATGGAAGCTATCGTCAAACAAGATATCCTCAGACAAGGAATCCATTTTCTTAAAGAAGCTTTTGACGTAACAGGAAAATACAAAACCAAAGATTATTTCATATTCTCCTTTGATCATATTCCACTTTCAGAATTAGGAGAAGGCGCAGACGTCAAAGCTCCTGAGGAAATCAAAGTTTCTGGTGGTCATTTTAGTCTTCTGCCTACCGTTGTTTCCACACGGAACAACCCGAATTCTCCCTATAAAGTTAAAAAGTCTCTGGATGGAAATCCTTCCCTCTATCTTGGCGAAACATTTTTAGGAGATGTTGAGTTTCCACCTCTTCCCGACTGGTATCGTCACAAAACAAAAAACGGAAAACTTCCCGGTGAGATCGCACCCGTAATCGAATGGGGGTATTTGATCTATCTTACCGTTTTTAGAAACTGTCAGTATTTTGGAAAAGAAGAGGAATGCGCATATTGTGATATCAATCATAACTATCGTCAACAGAAAAATGCGGGACGTCCCTACACTGGCATAAAAGACATTGAAGACATCTTGGAAGTTTTATCCTGGATCGATGCGGAAGATCGAACCGCAAAGGTTTATACGATTACCGGCGGAAGTGTAATCACATCCTTAAAGAAAAAAAATGAAATCGATTTTTATTTGGATTACGCGTGGGCGATCGAATCTAAATTTCCGGGAAGATGGATGGGTAAGATCGTCTCTCAGGCTTGGGAAATCGAAGATTGTCGGAAATTTAAGAATGCGGGTATTCAGGTTTATCATCCGAATTATGAAGTTTGGGATAAGAATTTGTTTCAAAAAATCTGTCCGGGTAAAGAAGCCTACATCGGAAGAGACAACTGGATTCGAAGAGTTGTAGATTCCGCGGAAATTTTCGGACCTTCTTATGTAATTCCAAATTTTGTGGGCGGAGTGGAACTTTCCAAACCTTACGGATTTGCTTCCGTTAAGGAAGCGATCACTTCCACGGCAGAAGGTCTGGATTTTTTTATGTCCAAAGGAATCATGCCGCGATTTACTGCCTGGTGCCCTGAACCTTATACAACCCTCGGGACACAAGCGGGTCCTCCTCTGGAATATTTCTGTGAGCTCTTGACCGTATGGAAAGCTACATTCGAAAAATATAATCTACCGATTCCTCCCGGTTACGGTAAACCGGGTCCGGGTAAAGCCGTTTTTTCCGTTTCCGCTTTTATGGACGTGATTGGTTACCAACAAAGAAGCTAA
- the ptsP gene encoding phosphoenolpyruvate--protein phosphotransferase: MIPSKRIVFPGITAFPGKLYGKVLKTGKKRNTILTGTYVHESEKEEEIQKFSIALEESLQSLRILIASLETSGPDQKEIQEILETQAMICSDPSLANSVRKRISEFGENAILAVQNVTHEISEKFKVMENEFFRERVDHFQDVSNRLIEFLAGKKEEDSFLSGLKEDLILVARELTPSQMILMDKTRIRGIATDLGGKTGHMAILARNYGIPTIVGLKDFSTHVKDNEFIFLDAELGNVVRFPTLEEVKYYGFSSSYPTEESGTKKIKAVSKDGVRIRIKCNLETELDCEQAIKFGAEGVGLFRSESLFLKYQDRNVSGEEQFLAYKAIAEGMQDKPVIIRTFDIGADKFSTGELEENPFLGNRGIRYSLSHPEWFAEQLTAILRASAFGNISILLPMITGPVEIVRTRKLLEECKRKLSSKKEKYNKKIKIGAMIETPAAVAALDLIAREADFFSVGTNDLLQYIMAVDRNNIHVSSLYNPYHIAFLRALIKIVEVSRDYDKPLSLCGELASDTDFTIFLIGIGIRELSVSIPFLNPIRKIVRSISLHQAGILVRKILELSEQENYESIEAFLFSKHLS, from the coding sequence ATGATCCCCTCCAAACGTATAGTTTTTCCAGGAATTACGGCCTTTCCGGGAAAACTATACGGTAAGGTCTTAAAAACCGGAAAAAAACGAAATACAATTCTCACCGGAACTTACGTTCACGAATCCGAAAAAGAAGAAGAAATACAAAAATTTTCTATCGCGCTGGAAGAAAGCCTTCAAAGTTTGCGGATTTTGATTGCCTCTCTTGAAACTTCCGGACCGGATCAGAAAGAAATCCAAGAGATTTTAGAAACACAGGCTATGATTTGCTCCGACCCGAGTCTTGCGAACTCGGTTCGAAAAAGAATCTCAGAATTCGGAGAGAACGCGATTCTTGCCGTGCAAAATGTAACTCACGAAATTTCTGAAAAATTCAAAGTTATGGAGAATGAATTCTTCCGGGAAAGAGTGGATCATTTTCAAGATGTCTCAAATCGATTGATCGAATTCCTTGCGGGTAAAAAGGAAGAGGATTCCTTTCTTTCCGGTTTGAAAGAGGATCTGATCTTGGTCGCAAGGGAACTGACTCCTTCTCAAATGATCCTTATGGATAAGACCCGCATCCGCGGAATTGCGACCGATTTAGGTGGAAAAACGGGACATATGGCAATCCTAGCGAGAAATTATGGGATTCCTACTATTGTAGGATTAAAGGATTTTTCCACACATGTTAAAGACAACGAATTCATCTTTTTAGATGCGGAATTGGGAAATGTAGTTCGTTTTCCGACTTTGGAAGAAGTGAAGTATTACGGATTTTCTTCTTCTTATCCCACGGAAGAAAGCGGAACTAAAAAAATTAAAGCCGTAAGCAAAGATGGGGTCCGTATTCGAATCAAGTGCAACCTTGAAACCGAGCTCGATTGCGAGCAGGCAATCAAATTCGGAGCCGAAGGCGTGGGACTTTTTAGAAGTGAATCTTTATTTTTAAAATACCAAGACAGAAATGTTTCTGGCGAAGAACAGTTCCTCGCTTATAAGGCAATCGCAGAAGGTATGCAGGACAAACCGGTCATCATTCGCACCTTTGACATTGGGGCCGATAAATTTTCAACGGGAGAACTCGAAGAAAATCCATTTTTAGGAAACCGAGGTATACGGTATTCTCTTTCTCACCCAGAATGGTTCGCCGAACAACTAACGGCGATTTTACGAGCCTCCGCTTTTGGAAATATTAGTATTTTATTGCCGATGATTACCGGTCCCGTGGAAATCGTCCGTACTCGCAAACTTTTGGAGGAATGCAAACGCAAACTAAGCAGTAAAAAGGAAAAATACAATAAAAAAATCAAGATCGGTGCGATGATTGAAACTCCCGCCGCGGTTGCCGCTTTAGATCTGATCGCACGAGAAGCGGATTTTTTTTCAGTGGGAACGAATGATCTACTTCAATACATAATGGCGGTGGACAGAAACAACATCCACGTTTCTTCTTTGTACAATCCGTATCATATCGCTTTTTTGAGAGCTTTGATCAAAATCGTGGAAGTTTCAAGAGATTATGACAAACCGCTCAGTCTTTGCGGAGAGCTCGCATCGGATACAGATTTTACGATCTTTTTAATCGGAATTGGAATTAGAGAGCTATCGGTTTCGATCCCATTTTTAAATCCGATTCGAAAAATTGTCCGATCGATTTCCTTACACCAGGCAGGAATTTTAGTAAGAAAGATCTTAGAACTTTCCGAGCAAGAAAACTACGAGAGTATCGAAGCCTTCCTTTTCAGTAAGCACCTAAGCTAA
- a CDS encoding TIGR00266 family protein, translating into MNIEILSKPSYSFAKILLNAGESIKAESGSMMSMSSGITIQTHKAQQGGFLKSLKAAFLGGESFWMNTFTASSGNGEILLAPTLPGDVDKIELSGTVYVQSSSFLASSPNIEMDTKFQGLKGFISGESLFFLKLSGSGPLLISSYGGIDVLNVDGEMIVDTGHIVAFDEGLHYEMTKFGGWKSFFLGGEGFVARFKGKGKVWIQSRNVPSLGSWFRDQLPPIKR; encoded by the coding sequence ATGAATATTGAAATTCTCAGCAAACCGTCATATAGCTTCGCGAAGATTCTACTGAACGCAGGAGAATCTATCAAGGCGGAATCCGGTTCCATGATGTCCATGAGTTCCGGAATCACGATCCAAACTCATAAAGCGCAGCAAGGGGGATTTTTGAAAAGTTTAAAGGCTGCGTTTCTCGGCGGGGAATCTTTCTGGATGAACACATTTACCGCTTCTTCCGGAAACGGAGAGATACTTCTTGCTCCTACCCTTCCGGGAGACGTAGACAAGATCGAATTATCCGGGACAGTTTATGTTCAATCGAGTTCTTTTCTTGCTTCCTCACCAAACATTGAAATGGATACGAAGTTTCAAGGGCTCAAAGGATTTATTAGCGGCGAGTCCTTGTTCTTCCTCAAACTTTCCGGAAGTGGTCCCCTTCTGATTTCAAGTTACGGAGGAATCGACGTATTAAACGTGGACGGTGAAATGATTGTTGATACGGGTCATATCGTAGCTTTTGACGAGGGCTTGCATTACGAGATGACTAAGTTCGGCGGTTGGAAATCTTTTTTTCTCGGTGGGGAAGGATTTGTAGCTCGCTTTAAAGGAAAAGGAAAAGTTTGGATTCAATCCAGAAACGTTCCTTCTTTGGGTAGTTGGTTCAGAGACCAATTACCTCCGATCAAAAGATAA
- a CDS encoding TIGR00266 family protein encodes MKHEILLKPDFPIIQVQLENGESIRAESGAMVAMSPAIKMVTKAEGGIWASAKRALLSGESFFQNTFKAESGKGMIFLTSATQGDIEYRKMNGEDLILSRGAYVAGSESLLIDSKWGGFKGFFSGEGLFFLKVSGIGDLFFSSFGAIHTIDVNGQYIVDTGHIVGFEGSLNYTIQKIGGLKSLFLSGEGLVAVFSGTGKLYIQSRNQNSFAAWANQWRRVEKSSSSS; translated from the coding sequence GTGAAACACGAAATATTATTAAAACCTGATTTTCCAATCATTCAAGTTCAATTAGAAAATGGAGAGTCTATCCGAGCCGAATCCGGTGCGATGGTGGCGATGAGCCCCGCCATAAAGATGGTTACAAAAGCGGAGGGTGGAATTTGGGCTTCTGCAAAACGTGCTCTCTTGAGCGGAGAATCTTTTTTCCAAAATACGTTCAAAGCGGAAAGTGGAAAGGGAATGATTTTTCTAACGAGCGCTACTCAAGGCGATATAGAATACCGTAAGATGAACGGAGAGGATTTGATTCTTAGCCGAGGAGCTTATGTTGCCGGTTCCGAATCCCTTTTGATCGACAGTAAATGGGGAGGATTCAAAGGTTTTTTTTCTGGCGAAGGTTTGTTCTTCTTAAAGGTAAGTGGAATTGGGGATCTTTTCTTTTCGAGTTTTGGTGCGATTCATACGATTGACGTCAATGGTCAATATATCGTGGATACGGGTCATATTGTCGGTTTTGAAGGATCATTAAATTACACGATTCAAAAGATAGGCGGGCTTAAATCCCTTTTCCTCAGCGGTGAAGGTTTGGTGGCGGTATTTTCCGGAACAGGAAAGTTATACATCCAATCCAGAAATCAAAACTCGTTTGCGGCGTGGGCCAATCAGTGGAGAAGGGTGGAAAAATCCTCTTCTTCAAGTTGA
- a CDS encoding TIGR00266 family protein, with product MNYEIIHKPSYSFLKVKLSPGQTIKAEAGAMVYMTPGVDVETKMGSGFLSAISRRFFGGESFFFNIFKAPSGGAELGFAPELPGDVVGVDLTDTGLIVEAGAYLASDETITMKSKFGGLRSFFGGEGIFLLEVLGNGKLFLNAYGGILPIDVQGSYTIDTGHVVAFDKSLQYKITKAGGSWKSTLFGGEGLVMEFTGHGKVLIQTRVPSGFLSWLTGLLPG from the coding sequence ATGAATTACGAGATCATTCACAAACCTTCGTATTCTTTTCTGAAAGTAAAACTGTCGCCGGGGCAAACGATCAAAGCAGAAGCGGGCGCCATGGTTTATATGACTCCCGGTGTCGATGTGGAAACAAAAATGGGAAGCGGGTTTCTTTCTGCAATTTCCAGAAGATTTTTCGGAGGAGAGTCTTTCTTTTTCAACATATTTAAGGCTCCTTCCGGGGGCGCAGAGCTCGGATTTGCTCCCGAGCTTCCGGGTGACGTAGTAGGAGTCGATCTTACGGATACGGGACTTATCGTAGAAGCGGGCGCTTATCTCGCATCTGATGAAACCATCACGATGAAGTCCAAGTTTGGAGGACTACGTTCTTTCTTCGGTGGGGAAGGGATTTTTCTTTTGGAAGTATTGGGAAACGGAAAATTATTTTTAAACGCATATGGTGGAATTCTTCCGATTGATGTTCAAGGATCTTATACAATCGATACGGGACACGTGGTTGCATTCGATAAAAGTCTTCAATATAAAATTACAAAAGCGGGCGGAAGTTGGAAATCTACTCTTTTTGGAGGAGAAGGGCTGGTTATGGAGTTTACGGGTCATGGAAAGGTTTTAATTCAAACGAGAGTGCCTTCGGGCTTTTTGTCCTGGCTGACTGGTCTTCTCCCTGGATAA
- a CDS encoding LIC11631 family protein, with amino-acid sequence MTGTPKQIQKFSVFSPSGQGDIYALDNLYLSPLRKNEVWDFSKVGEFSPLNLGFLCMRSILADRCEGMLTVQGLSPGFVLGLSKINGFENWNLFKTKGFIPKVFGKKFPIKMSSKIHEILNPVLATYEKELFEEWSPKAVVIEGSFENREILIAGVALPGDDKNLPKLLKNLIQILSGNCGKFYLRTEKHSYLCLKKEKENIGPVFFQEKENIWDSFVFLILEIENS; translated from the coding sequence ATGACTGGCACTCCGAAACAAATCCAGAAATTCTCCGTATTTTCTCCTTCGGGACAAGGAGATATATATGCCCTTGACAACCTCTATCTTTCGCCGCTTAGAAAAAACGAGGTTTGGGATTTTTCCAAAGTGGGGGAATTTTCTCCGCTGAATCTCGGCTTTTTATGTATGAGATCGATTCTTGCCGATCGTTGTGAAGGTATGCTCACTGTACAAGGACTTAGTCCTGGATTTGTCTTGGGGCTTTCCAAAATCAACGGATTTGAAAACTGGAATCTTTTCAAGACCAAAGGATTTATCCCGAAAGTGTTCGGAAAAAAATTTCCGATAAAGATGAGTTCCAAAATTCATGAGATTTTAAACCCGGTCCTTGCCACGTATGAAAAGGAATTATTCGAAGAATGGAGCCCGAAAGCGGTTGTTATTGAAGGAAGTTTTGAAAACCGGGAAATTTTGATCGCGGGAGTCGCTCTTCCGGGAGACGACAAAAATCTTCCAAAACTTCTAAAGAACCTTATTCAAATACTTTCCGGAAATTGTGGAAAATTTTATTTGAGAACGGAAAAACATTCTTATCTTTGTCTGAAGAAAGAAAAAGAAAATATAGGACCTGTTTTCTTTCAAGAGAAAGAAAACATATGGGATTCTTTCGTATTTTTGATTTTAGAAATCGAAAATTCTTAA